From Draconibacterium halophilum, one genomic window encodes:
- the argB gene encoding acetylglutamate kinase — MDRLTIIKVGGKVVEEPESLNALLDQFRKISGNKLLVHGGGRTATEIAKRLGIETKMVDGRRITDADMLEVVTMVYGGLVNKKIVAGLQARDMNAVGLTGADLGLIKAHKRPVQDVDYGFVGDVDDVNARELRMLIDENVIPVVAPLTHDAKGQLLNTNADTIASELAIELSNYFKVYLFYCFEKRGVLTDPNDEASVIYDLDYKLFDQYKNEGIISEGMIPKLDNGFRAKAKGVQEILITNPENVATGRGTRLI; from the coding sequence ATGGATAGGCTAACAATCATTAAAGTAGGTGGAAAAGTAGTTGAAGAACCCGAATCGTTAAATGCACTGCTCGATCAGTTTCGCAAAATTTCAGGGAATAAATTACTGGTTCACGGCGGAGGTCGCACGGCTACCGAAATTGCTAAACGATTGGGAATTGAAACCAAAATGGTTGATGGACGACGTATTACTGATGCCGATATGCTTGAGGTTGTGACCATGGTTTATGGCGGATTGGTAAATAAAAAGATTGTTGCCGGTCTGCAGGCACGCGACATGAATGCAGTGGGTCTTACCGGAGCCGATCTCGGGTTAATTAAAGCCCACAAACGACCGGTGCAGGATGTAGATTACGGTTTTGTTGGCGATGTTGACGATGTGAATGCCCGCGAACTTCGAATGCTGATTGATGAAAATGTTATTCCCGTGGTAGCGCCACTAACCCACGATGCTAAAGGTCAGTTATTAAACACAAACGCCGATACAATTGCTTCTGAATTGGCGATTGAATTATCCAATTACTTTAAGGTTTACCTTTTTTATTGTTTCGAGAAACGTGGCGTTTTAACCGATCCAAACGATGAAGCTTCGGTAATTTATGATCTCGACTACAAATTATTTGATCAATATAAAAACGAAGGAATTATCAGCGAAGGAATGATTCCGAAACTGGATAACGGTTTCCGTGCAAAAGCTAAAGGCGTGCAGGAAATTCTGATCACCAATCCTGAAAATGTTGCAACTGGGCGAGGTACCCGCTTAATCTAG
- the ccsA gene encoding cytochrome c biogenesis protein CcsA, whose product MKKLSSFLFSMFFTGILLVIFAIAIGYATFLENDYGTITAKILVYNSRWFEILLFILCINIIGSVFKYKLIARKKWTVLLFHISFIVIGIGAMITRYYGYEGSMHIRENSSSNFIVSEASYVTIKISDGTETVEESMEVKFSPYTANRFSEKIHFQGKTIHIDNQQFMPSAVENVVLDPNGEPIVSMIAVMNGSSRTDFTLRNNNTKNFGDIALGFGSNTSAAIQLSIKNGNLYIAANDSIEVAGMMSEDSEFITPNTETLVNTQKAYTYKNLTFAIKQFLPNASVQLAYQQPNQGMSAPDAFKATVSSNGESKELIVFGRKGEVGDFSHTSIDGMDVAVSYGSKIITLPFSIQLKDFQLERYPGSMSPSSYASEVVLKDGATEMPFRIFMNNILKYKGYRFFQSSYDTDEQGTILSVNHDSMGTSVTYFGYLIMAIGMLLTLFNKSSRFKSLLKASAKLREKRKKLFTVLVTGVLLSIGAQAQNTTLTPLNSDHIRSFESLLIQDRKGRVEPVATLASEILRKVAKKTSWEGLSPSEVFLDMQANPEKWKNIAIIKVSNPELRRTIGINGKYASFNSIVRTREMGGYILSSAVQAAYNKESNLRNKLDKEIMNVDERVNILMAIFTGDFLTIFPVPNDDNHKWVSINEAQELPAQAADFAKQTVSSYLQSVQIRDWATADQLLNNLKLNQQTIGEKIIPSDTKVSMEVMYNKLNIFGKLAKIFMFTGLILLMLQLLSLFNPNIKLHFLKSFAFYFILALFLAETAGLAIRWYISNHAPWSNGYESMVFISWATALGGLIFAKRSEITLSLTSVLAGLTLLVAGMSWMSPEITNLVPVLKSYWLIVHVAIITASYGFLGISALLGFLNLILMIFRNKRNSDRINHTVKELVNIIQIALIIGLLMVTLGSFLGGVWANESWGRYWGWDPKETWALVTILVYTFITHMHRIPGMRGSFAMSVAAVLGISSVLMTYFGVNYYLSGLHSYAQGEAAPIPSGVYIALAVVALVIVSAYFSEKTNPIVEEEVVSED is encoded by the coding sequence ATGAAGAAGTTAAGTTCATTCCTTTTTTCCATGTTTTTTACCGGAATTCTTCTGGTTATTTTTGCAATTGCAATTGGTTATGCCACCTTCCTTGAAAACGATTATGGCACTATAACTGCAAAAATTCTCGTGTATAATTCCAGGTGGTTTGAGATACTTTTATTTATACTCTGTATTAATATTATAGGTAGTGTATTCAAATACAAACTAATCGCACGTAAAAAATGGACAGTTCTGCTTTTTCATATATCCTTTATAGTTATTGGAATCGGTGCAATGATAACCCGTTATTATGGATATGAAGGAAGCATGCATATTCGCGAAAACAGCTCATCCAACTTTATTGTTTCAGAAGCATCGTATGTTACCATTAAAATTAGCGATGGTACTGAAACGGTAGAAGAATCAATGGAAGTAAAATTCTCGCCATACACGGCAAATCGTTTTTCGGAAAAGATTCATTTTCAAGGAAAAACAATCCATATCGACAATCAGCAATTTATGCCGTCGGCTGTTGAAAATGTTGTTCTCGATCCCAATGGAGAACCTATTGTGTCCATGATTGCAGTAATGAATGGTTCTTCACGAACAGACTTTACACTCAGGAACAATAACACAAAGAATTTTGGTGATATAGCACTGGGCTTTGGCAGTAATACAAGTGCAGCTATTCAGCTGAGTATAAAGAATGGCAACTTGTACATTGCTGCTAATGACTCAATTGAGGTTGCAGGAATGATGAGTGAAGACAGCGAATTTATTACGCCAAATACAGAAACGCTTGTAAATACACAAAAAGCTTACACCTATAAAAACCTCACTTTTGCCATCAAACAGTTTCTTCCCAATGCATCGGTTCAACTAGCCTACCAACAGCCCAACCAGGGCATGAGCGCACCAGATGCTTTTAAAGCAACGGTTTCAAGCAACGGAGAAAGTAAGGAATTGATCGTTTTTGGCCGAAAAGGTGAAGTTGGAGATTTCTCCCATACATCTATCGATGGAATGGATGTAGCTGTTTCTTATGGTTCCAAAATCATTACATTACCCTTTTCTATCCAACTTAAAGACTTCCAGCTTGAACGTTATCCTGGTTCCATGAGTCCGTCGTCGTACGCCAGCGAAGTAGTTTTAAAAGATGGTGCCACAGAAATGCCGTTTCGCATTTTTATGAATAACATTCTGAAATACAAAGGCTATCGTTTTTTCCAATCGTCGTACGATACCGATGAACAAGGAACTATCCTATCGGTAAACCACGATTCAATGGGCACTTCGGTAACCTATTTTGGCTACCTTATTATGGCTATTGGGATGTTACTTACCTTATTTAATAAGAGCAGTCGCTTTAAAAGTCTGTTGAAAGCATCGGCAAAACTGCGTGAAAAACGTAAGAAGTTGTTTACTGTTCTTGTAACCGGCGTACTGTTGAGTATTGGTGCACAGGCTCAAAATACAACATTAACACCACTAAACAGCGACCATATCAGATCCTTTGAAAGTCTTCTTATTCAAGACCGAAAAGGACGTGTAGAGCCGGTTGCTACGCTGGCTTCCGAAATTCTTCGTAAAGTGGCGAAGAAAACCAGTTGGGAAGGTCTTTCACCCAGCGAAGTTTTTCTGGATATGCAGGCAAATCCCGAAAAATGGAAAAATATTGCAATTATAAAAGTTTCAAATCCTGAATTACGAAGAACAATTGGAATTAATGGTAAATATGCGTCATTTAATTCAATAGTCAGGACGCGCGAAATGGGCGGTTATATTCTTAGCTCGGCAGTGCAGGCAGCTTATAACAAAGAGAGTAATCTCCGGAATAAGCTCGACAAAGAAATAATGAATGTTGATGAACGCGTTAATATTTTGATGGCAATTTTTACTGGAGATTTTCTTACTATTTTTCCTGTTCCCAACGATGACAACCATAAATGGGTGTCGATTAACGAGGCACAGGAACTTCCGGCTCAAGCTGCTGATTTTGCAAAGCAAACCGTTTCATCCTACCTTCAATCGGTACAAATTCGCGATTGGGCAACAGCCGACCAATTGCTGAACAACCTGAAGCTAAACCAGCAAACCATTGGAGAAAAGATCATTCCATCTGACACAAAAGTAAGCATGGAGGTGATGTACAACAAACTAAATATCTTTGGCAAACTAGCGAAGATATTTATGTTCACCGGTTTGATTTTGCTAATGTTACAACTCCTCTCGCTGTTTAATCCGAATATAAAATTACATTTTCTAAAAAGCTTTGCCTTCTACTTTATATTGGCACTATTTCTGGCCGAAACTGCCGGATTGGCAATTCGTTGGTACATTTCGAATCATGCTCCATGGAGTAATGGATACGAGTCGATGGTATTTATAAGTTGGGCCACTGCACTTGGCGGATTAATCTTTGCCAAACGCTCGGAAATTACACTTTCACTCACATCGGTTTTGGCAGGATTAACACTTTTGGTTGCCGGAATGAGCTGGATGAGTCCGGAAATAACCAATCTGGTACCCGTTTTAAAATCGTATTGGTTAATCGTTCACGTGGCTATTATTACGGCCAGCTATGGCTTTTTAGGGATTAGCGCACTGCTTGGCTTTCTGAACCTTATTTTGATGATTTTCAGAAACAAGCGCAATTCCGACAGAATCAACCACACCGTAAAAGAACTTGTTAACATCATACAGATTGCATTAATTATTGGCTTGTTAATGGTTACGCTCGGTTCTTTTCTAGGTGGCGTTTGGGCCAACGAAAGCTGGGGACGATATTGGGGCTGGGATCCGAAAGAAACCTGGGCACTGGTAACAATTTTAGTGTATACATTCATCACGCATATGCACCGCATTCCCGGAATGCGAGGAAGCTTTGCAATGAGTGTGGCTGCAGTTTTGGGTATCAGCTCGGTACTGATGACTTACTTTGGAGTAAACTATTACCTCTCGGGTTTGCACTCGTATGCACAAGGAGAAGCAGCTCCAATTCCATCAGGCGTTTATATTGCATTGGCAGTTGTTGCCCTTGTAATTGTTTCAGCCTATTTCTCCGAAAAGACAAATCCGATTGTTGAGGAAGAAGTGGTTAGTGAAGACTAA
- a CDS encoding cytochrome c3 family protein: MKYFISLQILLLLAISFQSSGQFYDDPENHDCLKCHSQQTYSFHNEMMDTQEKRLMNPYLIIDTVRLRNGVHQNFDCMDCHSYDYLTYPHAASLKLEPLMTCLDCHGGDESYAKYEFDKIAEEVEKSIHYQNFGDNFTCAKCHDQHYYTPTARTGNSIAEIVETSNAMCLSCHDDIKRFSLVSENEKLAVVDIHDWLPNQELHFKHVRCIECHTAVEDDLMVSHNIRSKEEAVRRCAECHSSNSLLKASLYKYQNLQERAEDGSMLGVLSHENYVIGSHQIPIFKTISLIIFLAALAGIIIHVIFRIIIKKK; the protein is encoded by the coding sequence ATGAAATATTTCATATCACTACAAATCCTGTTGTTACTGGCAATCTCGTTTCAGAGTTCCGGACAATTTTACGATGACCCGGAAAATCATGATTGTTTAAAGTGCCACTCGCAACAAACCTATTCGTTTCATAACGAAATGATGGACACGCAGGAAAAACGACTGATGAATCCATACCTAATAATCGATACGGTTCGATTACGCAACGGTGTTCATCAAAATTTTGATTGTATGGATTGCCATTCATACGATTATTTAACTTATCCGCATGCCGCATCGTTAAAACTGGAACCCCTGATGACCTGTTTAGACTGTCATGGCGGTGATGAGTCTTATGCAAAATATGAGTTCGATAAAATTGCTGAAGAAGTTGAAAAAAGCATACACTACCAAAATTTTGGTGATAACTTCACCTGCGCCAAATGCCACGACCAGCATTACTATACACCAACTGCACGCACTGGCAACAGCATTGCTGAGATTGTTGAAACCAGCAACGCCATGTGTCTATCATGCCACGACGATATAAAAAGATTCAGTTTGGTTTCGGAAAACGAAAAGCTCGCAGTAGTTGACATTCACGATTGGCTCCCCAACCAGGAGCTGCATTTTAAACATGTACGTTGTATCGAATGCCACACTGCAGTTGAGGATGATTTAATGGTATCGCATAATATTCGTTCAAAAGAAGAAGCTGTTCGCCGCTGTGCGGAATGTCACTCTTCCAATTCGCTGTTGAAAGCATCGTTATACAAATACCAGAATCTCCAGGAAAGAGCAGAAGATGGTTCTATGCTAGGCGTGCTATCGCATGAAAATTATGTGATCGGATCGCATCAAATTCCAATTTTTAAAACGATTAGTCTGATTATCTTTTTGGCCGCATTAGCAGGAATTATCATCCATGTAATCTTTAGAATTATAATCAAAAAGAAATAA
- a CDS encoding energy transducer TonB translates to MEISDNVFDINLMKRGLQGMTVVNYVIDTLGNLSSARVVQSIDRDMLQWIDRSMRSLPGKFLPAIIAGKPVESSIFVRVNLEESNYAHEKPSELPSSLYVYDIRLMYYKTTTVRKVERRGAATAW, encoded by the coding sequence ATGGAGATTTCGGATAATGTATTTGATATAAATCTTATGAAAAGAGGACTTCAAGGAATGACCGTTGTAAATTATGTAATTGATACCCTTGGAAATTTGTCGAGCGCAAGAGTTGTACAAAGCATAGATAGAGATATGCTTCAGTGGATTGACAGAAGTATGCGTAGCTTGCCCGGAAAATTCTTACCTGCTATAATTGCCGGAAAACCAGTTGAATCTTCAATTTTTGTTCGTGTAAATTTAGAAGAATCAAATTATGCGCATGAGAAACCTTCAGAACTTCCTTCGAGTTTATATGTCTATGATATTCGCCTAATGTACTATAAAACAACTACTGTACGCAAGGTAGAAAGAAGGGGAGCTGCAACAGCTTGGTAA
- a CDS encoding cytochrome b/b6 domain-containing protein, with product MSSENKIYFYPLWLRIWHGINALGIILLIITGISMNAGFEESLISFKMIITLHNYAGVIITLNYGLFLFGNFFTSNKKFYVIKPRNFLKRPMKQAYYYAWGMFHGMKAPYPLSEKRKFNPLQKYTYVAVMYLVVPLVIISGIALMFPELIFDKIYNISGVLITAVTHSAMGFFISIFLVIHLYIASIGKSPLDNFKSIINGWHHI from the coding sequence ATGAGCTCAGAAAATAAAATATATTTCTACCCGCTTTGGTTACGCATTTGGCATGGGATAAACGCCTTAGGTATAATACTCCTTATCATTACCGGAATAAGCATGAATGCGGGTTTCGAGGAGTCGCTTATCAGCTTTAAAATGATTATTACCTTGCATAATTATGCCGGAGTGATTATAACATTAAATTACGGATTGTTTTTGTTTGGGAACTTTTTTACAAGCAACAAAAAATTCTACGTTATAAAACCTCGTAACTTCCTGAAACGACCAATGAAACAGGCTTATTATTATGCTTGGGGAATGTTTCACGGAATGAAAGCACCCTACCCGCTTTCTGAAAAAAGAAAATTTAATCCACTGCAAAAATACACCTATGTAGCTGTTATGTATCTGGTTGTTCCACTGGTAATAATAAGCGGCATTGCATTGATGTTTCCTGAGCTGATCTTTGATAAAATATATAACATTAGCGGTGTACTTATCACTGCTGTAACCCACTCAGCGATGGGATTCTTTATTTCAATCTTCTTGGTTATCCACCTTTACATTGCATCAATCGGTAAATCTCCACTCGATAATTTTAAAAGTATAATTAACGGCTGGCATCACATATAG
- a CDS encoding Crp/Fnr family transcriptional regulator, with product MANINTDNCNKRSKFNEGGCKSCIQEHKNNIFSPLKQEEIDFLVDKKRQIIYNVGETITKQNTASTSVICINEGLAKFYVESTNGKNVIVRIAKAGDFISGGGLFNGNFQHFSVSAITKVKCCMIDSANLTSIFGKNNDFAVKLLRSHTKQNNYLLKKLVDHTQKYMPGRVADTLLYLKNEIFNSDSFSVPLTRQELAEMSNMTKESFVRILHQFKDSKYINTKGNTISILDESSLVSISENG from the coding sequence ATGGCGAATATAAATACCGACAATTGTAACAAAAGAAGTAAGTTTAATGAAGGAGGTTGCAAATCGTGTATCCAGGAACATAAAAACAACATCTTTTCTCCCCTTAAACAAGAAGAGATTGACTTTTTGGTTGACAAAAAACGACAGATTATATATAATGTTGGGGAAACAATTACCAAACAAAATACGGCATCAACTTCCGTAATTTGTATTAACGAAGGGCTTGCCAAATTTTATGTAGAAAGCACAAACGGAAAAAACGTAATTGTTAGAATTGCCAAAGCAGGAGACTTTATAAGCGGAGGAGGATTGTTTAACGGCAATTTTCAACATTTTAGCGTCTCGGCAATCACCAAAGTAAAATGTTGTATGATTGACTCGGCTAACCTGACCAGTATTTTTGGTAAAAACAACGATTTTGCAGTTAAACTATTACGTAGCCACACCAAACAGAACAATTATTTGCTAAAAAAACTGGTTGACCATACACAGAAATATATGCCCGGCAGAGTGGCCGATACATTACTGTATTTAAAGAATGAAATTTTCAATTCTGATAGCTTTTCAGTACCACTTACGCGGCAGGAATTAGCCGAAATGTCGAACATGACAAAAGAAAGCTTTGTAAGAATACTTCACCAATTTAAAGACTCGAAATACATCAACACCAAGGGAAATACCATTAGCATATTAGACGAAAGTTCATTAGTTTCTATTAGCGAAAACGGATAA
- a CDS encoding multiheme c-type cytochrome, which translates to MNFKKLTFILGLAIIFSTAATAQNFRYIGAAKCKMCHNKPDKGEQYKTWEAGPHAKAMDCLTGDEKNDPTCLKCHSTAGSVEKSSLAGLKVDEGVSCESCHGPGSHYKSAAIMKNRKLALSKGMTDPTEETCKACHLGDKPDGHPAAKKPWNFDEFVKVIAHDDPTTN; encoded by the coding sequence ATGAACTTCAAAAAATTAACATTTATTCTGGGGCTTGCGATCATATTTAGTACCGCAGCGACCGCACAAAACTTCCGATATATTGGTGCAGCAAAATGTAAAATGTGCCATAACAAACCCGACAAAGGCGAGCAGTATAAAACTTGGGAAGCAGGTCCACATGCGAAAGCAATGGATTGCCTAACAGGTGACGAAAAAAATGACCCCACATGTTTAAAATGTCACTCAACTGCAGGTTCGGTAGAAAAAAGCTCACTTGCCGGTCTTAAAGTAGATGAAGGCGTTTCATGTGAATCGTGCCACGGCCCCGGTAGCCATTACAAATCTGCCGCAATTATGAAAAACAGAAAACTGGCACTTTCAAAAGGGATGACAGACCCTACGGAAGAAACCTGTAAAGCTTGCCATTTGGGTGACAAACCAGACGGACACCCAGCAGCCAAGAAACCATGGAATTTTGATGAATTTGTGAAAGTAATTGCACACGACGATCCAACAACAAACTAA
- a CDS encoding ammonia-forming cytochrome c nitrite reductase subunit c552 encodes MNYKSISKLFMLGFILAFMFSSCTKEGPMGPAGADGSDGTDGTDGVDGQVTCLVCHSGANMEAKQGQFWMSAHAVGAIAVDYAGGRASCAECHSHEGFVQYTTLGEVLGDITNPSAWECNTCHGLHKTFEGQDYALRLDDPVTPKFDKTITMDLGGNSNLCANCHQSRRAAPEYGVEEPADSFRITSTHYGPHHGAQGNVVAGMGFAEIPGSVAYPEVGSSKHLNQASCVGCHMAEFNENDFDDEDGKVDQFAQGGHSFIPSMKACNDCHSANETNFNYGGVQTEVHEMLLELRDQLIALGVVEGNEDDGFHPHVGTFPTVQVQAFFNWTGLEEDRSLGAHNPKYVKALLRNSIEAMEAELSATADN; translated from the coding sequence ATGAACTACAAATCTATCTCAAAATTATTCATGCTAGGCTTTATTCTGGCATTCATGTTTTCTTCATGTACAAAAGAAGGGCCGATGGGTCCTGCCGGTGCTGATGGTTCAGACGGAACCGATGGAACCGATGGTGTTGATGGCCAAGTAACTTGTTTGGTTTGCCACTCAGGAGCCAATATGGAGGCCAAACAAGGCCAATTCTGGATGTCGGCACACGCCGTAGGAGCTATTGCAGTTGATTATGCAGGCGGACGTGCATCATGTGCAGAATGTCACTCTCACGAAGGTTTTGTTCAATATACAACTTTAGGAGAGGTTCTTGGAGATATCACAAACCCGTCAGCATGGGAATGTAATACCTGTCACGGTCTTCACAAAACATTCGAGGGACAAGACTATGCATTACGTTTAGACGATCCTGTCACTCCTAAGTTTGACAAAACAATAACAATGGATCTGGGCGGTAACAGCAACTTATGTGCTAACTGCCACCAATCGCGCAGAGCAGCTCCTGAATATGGAGTTGAAGAACCAGCGGACTCATTCAGAATTACAAGTACTCACTACGGACCACACCACGGTGCACAAGGTAATGTTGTTGCAGGTATGGGCTTTGCCGAAATTCCCGGATCAGTTGCTTACCCTGAAGTAGGTTCATCAAAACACTTAAACCAGGCGTCTTGTGTAGGTTGTCACATGGCAGAATTTAATGAAAACGATTTCGATGATGAAGATGGTAAAGTAGATCAGTTTGCCCAAGGTGGTCACTCATTTATTCCTAGTATGAAAGCTTGTAACGATTGTCATAGCGCCAACGAAACCAATTTTAACTACGGTGGTGTGCAAACAGAGGTTCACGAAATGTTGCTTGAACTTCGTGATCAACTTATTGCTCTTGGAGTAGTTGAAGGAAACGAAGATGACGGTTTTCACCCACATGTAGGAACATTTCCAACTGTTCAGGTTCAAGCCTTCTTTAACTGGACTGGATTGGAAGAAGACCGTAGTTTGGGAGCTCATAATCCAAAATACGTTAAAGCGTTGTTACGAAATTCAATAGAGGCAATGGAAGCTGAATTATCTGCTACGGCAGATAATTAA
- a CDS encoding DUF5777 family beta-barrel protein: MKKYILILIILGVTLSSSFAQEEEADPVYAFNSGILIDAQTSYIPDARTLEFIIQHKFGSLENGKSDLWGIYAPGSNVRLALNYVPLKNVQIGAGITKKFMYTDFNAKWKVLQQKTSGMPISFTLFGNVAIDGRNSESIGTGKTVDTKGQTFANYIDFNDRLSYFSQALVTRNFGDVFSLQAGASFTHYNMAGWDYNHDVVGLHFSGKLKFSPQGSFIFNYDKPLKINDITEQYTWDTHAKENLSVGVEFFTFTHAFQIYVGTAQGILPQDMMMYNQNDWTNKGLAIGFTITRIWMF, from the coding sequence ATGAAAAAATATATATTGATTCTGATTATTTTAGGAGTAACACTTTCCAGTTCGTTTGCTCAGGAAGAGGAAGCTGATCCGGTATACGCTTTTAACAGTGGTATATTGATTGATGCTCAAACTTCTTATATTCCCGATGCACGAACTTTGGAATTTATTATTCAACACAAATTCGGTTCACTTGAAAATGGAAAATCTGATTTGTGGGGAATCTATGCTCCGGGATCTAACGTAAGGTTAGCACTTAACTATGTTCCATTAAAGAATGTTCAAATCGGGGCAGGTATTACCAAAAAATTTATGTACACCGATTTTAACGCAAAATGGAAAGTTCTTCAGCAAAAAACCAGTGGCATGCCAATATCATTTACCTTATTTGGTAACGTAGCCATTGATGGAAGAAATTCTGAATCGATTGGAACAGGAAAAACGGTGGATACAAAAGGACAAACGTTTGCTAATTATATTGATTTCAACGACAGATTGTCTTATTTCTCGCAAGCTTTAGTTACACGTAATTTCGGTGATGTTTTCTCATTACAGGCCGGAGCAAGTTTCACTCACTACAATATGGCAGGTTGGGATTACAACCACGATGTAGTTGGTCTTCATTTTAGTGGTAAATTAAAGTTCTCTCCTCAGGGATCATTTATTTTCAATTACGACAAACCACTTAAAATCAATGACATTACAGAACAATATACGTGGGATACTCACGCTAAAGAAAACCTGTCGGTTGGTGTTGAATTTTTTACATTCACCCATGCTTTCCAGATTTATGTTGGTACAGCACAAGGTATACTTCCACAAGATATGATGATGTATAACCAAAACGACTGGACCAACAAAGGCCTGGCCATTGGTTTCACGATTACACGTATCTGGATGTTCTAA
- a CDS encoding NapC/NirT family cytochrome c, whose product MKLPSSIRNWISISGAVLAVFNLASILALFLLNIAFGFGGQYIGLFIFIILPIFMIVGLIMIPIGMRINRKKARLAEKEGRSLNWPILNFNNLATRNASIIFIVGTIFLLIISSVGSYEAFHYTESVEFCGKLCHQVMEPEYVTYHGSSHERVACVECHVGSGASWYVKSKLSGLYQVYSVLANKYPQPIPTPIANLRPARETCEECHWPEKFYDNKHKVKHSFLTDEENTEHVVHLQVKTSTKVTSQGVIKGIHQHISPEVKIEYKALDEKRQIIPWVKYTNTKTGEEYIYTDEYNMVSEAKLDSLETRVMDCLDCHNRPSHNYNAPQNFIDASMTKGKISSELPAIKLAAMMALYQDYPNKDTAMIAIENQITDWFESGYPDAYETQKEEIAQAIATIQNDYSNNIFPYMNADWKAYPNNIGHMESDGCYRCHNDRHATSEKKVISKDCTLCHNIIAQGSADSMQYSTAFEAMDFQHPVDVAEAWKTEMCSMCHTALY is encoded by the coding sequence ATGAAATTACCATCATCAATAAGAAATTGGATTTCGATCTCGGGAGCAGTTTTGGCTGTTTTTAACCTGGCCAGTATTCTTGCCTTATTTTTATTAAACATTGCCTTTGGATTTGGCGGACAATATATTGGTTTATTCATCTTTATCATCTTGCCGATATTCATGATCGTTGGGTTGATCATGATTCCAATCGGAATGCGAATCAACCGAAAAAAAGCCAGATTGGCAGAAAAGGAAGGCCGAAGCTTAAACTGGCCTATACTAAATTTTAATAACCTGGCTACGCGAAATGCCAGTATCATTTTTATTGTGGGAACGATTTTTCTGCTCATCATTTCTTCCGTAGGAAGCTACGAAGCTTTTCATTACACCGAATCGGTAGAATTTTGTGGAAAACTATGCCACCAGGTAATGGAGCCCGAATATGTAACTTACCACGGATCGTCGCACGAACGTGTTGCCTGTGTTGAGTGTCATGTGGGATCAGGAGCGAGTTGGTATGTAAAAAGTAAGCTTTCGGGTTTATATCAGGTATATTCCGTTCTTGCAAACAAATATCCGCAACCCATCCCCACCCCAATTGCGAATTTGCGCCCGGCACGCGAAACCTGTGAAGAATGTCACTGGCCAGAAAAATTCTACGATAACAAGCATAAAGTAAAACATTCATTTTTAACCGATGAAGAAAATACTGAACATGTCGTTCATCTGCAAGTAAAAACAAGTACAAAAGTTACATCTCAAGGCGTTATTAAAGGAATACACCAACATATTAGCCCTGAAGTAAAAATTGAATACAAAGCACTTGACGAAAAACGTCAGATCATTCCATGGGTAAAATATACCAATACGAAAACCGGTGAAGAATATATATATACTGATGAGTACAATATGGTCTCGGAAGCCAAACTTGATTCGTTAGAAACACGTGTAATGGATTGCCTAGACTGCCATAACAGGCCATCGCACAATTACAACGCTCCACAAAACTTTATTGATGCATCAATGACTAAGGGTAAAATATCATCAGAACTACCCGCCATAAAACTGGCAGCCATGATGGCACTTTACCAGGATTATCCGAATAAAGACACGGCAATGATTGCCATCGAAAATCAAATTACAGATTGGTTTGAAAGTGGCTATCCGGACGCCTATGAAACCCAAAAAGAAGAAATAGCCCAGGCAATAGCCACAATTCAGAACGATTATTCAAATAATATTTTCCCATATATGAATGCTGACTGGAAAGCGTATCCAAACAACATTGGCCATATGGAATCGGATGGTTGTTACCGTTGCCACAACGACCGGCACGCAACAAGCGAAAAAAAGGTGATTTCGAAAGACTGTACCTTGTGCCACAATATAATTGCACAAGGAAGTGCCGATAGCATGCAATACTCTACAGCCTTTGAGGCTATGGACTTTCAGCACCCCGTTGATGTGGCTGAAGCATGGAAAACAGAGATGTGTTCAATGTGTCATACAGCATTATATTAA